A stretch of DNA from Roseofilum casamattae BLCC-M143:
GACGGCTTCGGGCAACGGAAAGAAATGCTCTTCCTCTTTCGGCAACTCCAAATTATATCGACCCGCAATAGCGCCCACATCATAAATCGTAATCGGCTTTTTTACCCCCTTCGGCGTTACCTGTTTCTCGCCATTGAGTTTCACCTGGGAACCGGCTTCTCGCAGCGTAGATTCCGAAACTAAAATTTGTCCGGCCGTCGTATAAGATTCAATCCGATAGGTCAAATTCACCTGAGAACCGACCACCCCATATTTCGTCCGTTTCTCCGAACCAATATTCCCGACAACGACTTCTCCGGTATTAATCCCCACTCCCATTTCCAAATCCGATAATCCCCATTCCTTCATTTGTACGTTGACTGACTTCATCGCCAGTTGCATTGCTATTGCACACGCAATTGCCCGTTCCGGATCGTCAGGGCGAGGAACTGGAGCGCCGAAGAGAACTAGAATTCCATCCCCCATAAACTCATCAATGGTTCCCTGATACTCCGTAATCACATCCGCCATATAGCTCAAATAGAAATTAAGAATTTTAATTACTTCCTCCGGAGACAAGCGCTCCGAAAGTGCCGTGAACCCGCGCAAATCCGAAGTTAGAATCGTAATCTTGCGCCGTTCCCCTCCCATTTTCAGTCCTTCCGGATGCTCTAATAGGGTCGCCACAATTTCCTGACTCAAATAGCGGCCGAAGGTTTTGCGAATGTCGCCAGCGCTGCGAGCAATATAGCCAACAATGCAGATTGAGGCGCCAAACCAGGTGAGTATGGGAGGCAATATCGGTATCCACCATCCGGCTAAAAACGCCCCGTAGGTGACGGCAACCAACAAGGGAAAGGGAAGCAAAATTGCTATGACCTTGCGCAAAGCACTGGTATTAAAACCTCCGCTGTGGCGCAATCTCCACGTTAGCGCAGCGCCTACCCCAGCCCAGAAAAACATCCAGATATACTCCACCCCATCGCTCCAACTGGTCAGCAGAGGACGGCCGTCGAGGGCAGCACTAATTATCGAACTGGTAATATGGGCGTGAATTTCCACTCCTGCCATTCGTTGCGACGGCCGGCGAGTGTAGGGCACGGGAAACAAGTCTTGGAAGCTTTCGCCCACCGCACCAATAAGGACGATGCGATCGCGGGCCCAATCGGGCGGTACTCTTTCTTGCAGAATATCGGAGAGAGAGACGGTCTCAAACGCAGGACTCGGCCCGCGATAGTTCAACATCAGTTGATAGCCGCCGTCAGGCCCTCGAACATAACCGCCCTCATTGGCATCGATGGGTGCAAAGATAGTTTTGCCTAACTGCCAGGTATTTCCTTCGATGGTTTGCGGCGTGATGCCTTCTGGTTTCAGATAGAGCAGCGCCAGATGGAGGGGAAGTCCGTAAATGGTTTCTCCTTCCGCCGTTTGCAGATACACTAAAGCGCGGCGAATTTTGGTATCGGCATCAAAGATTAGATCGTTAGCTCCGACTTGGTTTTTCGCTTTTAAGGCGGGAGGCGGATCGACGCGATCGCGATTTTTATCCCCCACGGCCTTTTGAATACCGACAATGTAATCTGTAGTGTTAAAGACTTCAACTAACTCCTCATGACCCGGTTCCACCGGAATATCTCGGTAGATGTCCAACCCAATGGCCCTAGGTTCCATGGCAATTAACTTTTTTAAAGCATCGGCATAAAAGCGATCGGGGATAATGGCTTGGCCGATTTCTTGGACATCTGCCTCATCTATCCCAACAATGACGATTCTCTCGTCTTGCGGTTCTAGAGGTCGCCAGCGCACGTATAAATCCAGTAGAGCCAGTTCTCCTCCCTGCAATGCCCCCATCAAGCGCAAGATGGCGATCGCCAGAGTGACAGAAGGGGCGGCAATCCACACGCCCCGTTGTTGCCATAACCATTCTTTAAGTTTTGCCCACATAGAACTAAGGGTTACAGTAGTCCGGAGTTACGTTGTTATTCATCTGCACCCTGAGAGCCATCTCATTACCACTATACTAAGGGCTTTCGGTTAATCGTTGAAAGGGAAGGATCTCGGTTTCGCTCAGTTTGCCCAAGCCAACTGATTTGAGTAAACTGGTCCAAGATTGGGGATTTAAGGTTCGCACTTGAGCCGCGATGGCAAGGCTATCGTACCAAATCTCGGCGTCAGCTAGTAGTTGTGCCTGTTCCACCGGGTTTTCTTCAGCCTCCAACTTCGTAGCGAGTTCTGGGTCTAGAGTCACTTGTTGAATTTGACCTTCAACCCATTCATCCGCACCGCGATCGCTGCGATTGCAGACTAGAATCAATTGCCAGGTATATTCAACGGATTTGAGATCGCTAGGCAGCTCCGGTAGTTCCACATCAATGCTGACTAATCCTCCCTCTTTCGAGATTTCTAAGTTCTCCGTATAAACATCGTTTCCTTCACCATCAACTAGAATAAATTCTGCCCGTTGTGCTGTCGTACTGGGAATATAGAAAAAGAGAGTCGGGCTTTTCTGCGCTGTCTTGCCGATATAATTCTTGCGGTCAATCGGTTGCAGTGCCATGAGCGAGAGTCCATCTTCTTGAGTAATACAAGCAGAAGAGCCGCGCGTTCCACCACCCGAAGTACCGCTAGAAGGCGATCCCGATCCCGCGCCGCTCTGAGCTGGGGGTGGAAATTCAAGCGCGATCGCCGCTGGGGTCAAAAGAACGGGAGCAAGCAACATGCTCAGCAGTCCGAGAGCAAAAGGTTTCACAGCCATAGGTTTCACAGCCATAGTATTAATCGATCTCCTTTTGGGCAAACATTGGGGTGGTTTCTTTTACCGTGCCATAAAATTACCGGTAAAGTCCTCACCTAGTAGGCTAATCTATTTTCTGTCTACTATCTCTGTTCGGGCAATTCCGATGTAGTTAACCTTAATTGATGAATGGGCTAGTGCTATTCACCCTATCGGGTTACAAACATCGCTGTATCGATCTCAGTGTAATCGCAAGTTTTGGCCATCGCCAATAAGTTGAGATGCTTGTGTAGATTGCCGATGACTCCATTCTAGCTAGAGCTAGGGTTAGCTGGAGAGCACCTCAGAACATGAATTTGAGACAGAATAGCTATAGCTAAGGAAGACGGATGAGATTGACTGGAGTTCCTCAGATCGCAATGCCGAGAGCGATCGCCAAAATTGAAATTAAGATACAGTGTGTTCAGTCTCCTGAGTCGTTCGTTTTCGCACTCAGGGAGATGGCTCCTATCTTGAGACTTAAGACAACATGAGGAACTATTCCCCACTGACTATTGTTTCGTATCTTTTGGGTCCAACCCTGATTATTATTAGCCATATTGGCTCGCTTCTGGTGTTGGTCACCGGTTTATCGTGGGGAGCGATCGCCTGGATTATCGGGTTATATCTGATTCGCATGTTAGCGACCACAGCCATTTACCATCGACTTCTGACCCATCGCAGCTATCAAGCTCCCAAACTTCTATTGTGGATCGGATGCATTATTGGATCTTCGGCCGGACAAATGGGTCCGAGTTGGTGGAAAGCTCATCACCTCTGTCACCACCAACATGCCGATCGCGATCGCGATCCCCACTCTCCCTATACTCCCTTA
This window harbors:
- a CDS encoding CHASE2 domain-containing protein, producing MWAKLKEWLWQQRGVWIAAPSVTLAIAILRLMGALQGGELALLDLYVRWRPLEPQDERIVIVGIDEADVQEIGQAIIPDRFYADALKKLIAMEPRAIGLDIYRDIPVEPGHEELVEVFNTTDYIVGIQKAVGDKNRDRVDPPPALKAKNQVGANDLIFDADTKIRRALVYLQTAEGETIYGLPLHLALLYLKPEGITPQTIEGNTWQLGKTIFAPIDANEGGYVRGPDGGYQLMLNYRGPSPAFETVSLSDILQERVPPDWARDRIVLIGAVGESFQDLFPVPYTRRPSQRMAGVEIHAHITSSIISAALDGRPLLTSWSDGVEYIWMFFWAGVGAALTWRLRHSGGFNTSALRKVIAILLPFPLLVAVTYGAFLAGWWIPILPPILTWFGASICIVGYIARSAGDIRKTFGRYLSQEIVATLLEHPEGLKMGGERRKITILTSDLRGFTALSERLSPEEVIKILNFYLSYMADVITEYQGTIDEFMGDGILVLFGAPVPRPDDPERAIACAIAMQLAMKSVNVQMKEWGLSDLEMGVGINTGEVVVGNIGSEKRTKYGVVGSQVNLTYRIESYTTAGQILVSESTLREAGSQVKLNGEKQVTPKGVKKPITIYDVGAIAGRYNLELPKEEEHFFPLPEAVPLHYALLEGKNISDRVTEARLIALSEKGARITVAADDSSPLPSGLTNLKINFFQDEVPENREDVYAKVLEKKPAGGDRQFYIRFTSKPPSVDVMLEKLYKAIVATAH
- a CDS encoding DUF928 domain-containing protein, translated to MAVKPMAVKPFALGLLSMLLAPVLLTPAAIALEFPPPAQSGAGSGSPSSGTSGGGTRGSSACITQEDGLSLMALQPIDRKNYIGKTAQKSPTLFFYIPSTTAQRAEFILVDGEGNDVYTENLEISKEGGLVSIDVELPELPSDLKSVEYTWQLILVCNRSDRGADEWVEGQIQQVTLDPELATKLEAEENPVEQAQLLADAEIWYDSLAIAAQVRTLNPQSWTSLLKSVGLGKLSETEILPFQRLTESP